The Amblyraja radiata isolate CabotCenter1 chromosome 26, sAmbRad1.1.pri, whole genome shotgun sequence DNA window TTATTAGTCCAGGCCTCTGTGAATTAGGTcatcattttagttccatttcttGAATGATTACAGATCGCCTTCCTAAATGAATAAGCACAAATGCAAAGACAAACGTGGCTCTATGTGATTAGAATTATGAATTTTAAACAAGGAAAGAATCTGGGATGAGGGATAAGTACACCAGCCAGTCCCAGAGTATGAAATTCTGAATAATTAACCCCAGTGAATTACAGTCTAACAGGGAAATATTTACTGGGATGTGGGGTGAATAGGAACAAGTAATTTGTTCTTCTAATGCATCACACAGCCAGAAGAGTTCTTATGCTTCCATCTATACTGACATTCCATGAAACTTCTTTAAATGCATCTTAGAGCAATTAATAGCATCAATTTTATATCCCTTTAATTGCAGAAAAGAGCATATAAGGAATATGCCAAGGCGCTTCCGGTATTAAAGAAGATGGGCATCACATCGATCCAGCTGCGGAAACTCATTGGGACGATGGAGGTGACGTGTGGCATTATCATGACCCTGGTCCCCGGAAGGCCCAAGGACGTAGCTAACTTCATTCTTCTCCTGGTTGCACTGGCTGTGCTCTTCTTCCATCAGCTGGTGGGCGACCCGCTCAAACGTTATGCCCATGCACTTGTCTTTGGGATCCTGCTCACCTGCCGGCTGCTCATCATCAGGCAAGCAGACGACAGAGACAAAGAGATGGCAGTGGGAGACGTGGCAAAGGAAGAGCAGGTCGAGGCTGACACCGAACAAGAGAAAGGGAAACTGAAAACCACCTAATTTGACTCACATAGGATTGGAACTGGGGACACCTCGCCAGCCAATGTCATCCCGAGTATAAAGAACCTGTTCCCCACTTCCCCACTTCAGCTAACGGTGCTGGAAGTGAATGACAGATTTCGTGAACATCTGTTGATGGGAATCTGAACACTGGCAGGAGTATTTCCCCATGACTAACAACAATCACTTACAGTCCTAATCAATACATATCAGGGCAAACACCATCATCACCTCTCCACCCTGAGTTCTGCAGTGATTCTAACCAATACACATTTAAAAGGGAGGAAGAGCTTTACTGAGTGAATAGATTTGTGAAATTTCATCTTTGAGCTAAGCCACAAGATGTCCTGTGTCTCTCTCCCACATGATAATTAAATGGGTTCCCACTTCACCCATGACCAACTGAAGTGTCCATGTAATGGGCAGCTCCCTCCAACATTGAGGCTGGAAGATTTCCTCTAAGAAACCACTGCAGGAAATTGGTGAGctctaaaatagttaaagatgtgCCCTGGATAGCGAGAAAGAAAGAGCGACGAACAGCCCAGTCTGTAGCAGAACAGAGGaagggtcccccccccccacccaacccccgtACACCCCCCCACGATTCCGCCTATCACTATAAGCTCCATGTACTGTTCTCACCAGGGTAGTTAACGTTTTATTCTGCCTATTTCCTATCACTCCTTCATAATCTTTCTCCCACCTGTTCAATTgccatctcccacccccccccccccccccccccccccccccctctcctctgcaccttctcctggTTGTACTAAATTATCACTATAGCATTACCTTTTCCATTGTCCTCTGTCCGTGTTCTCCTAAATCCCTTCCTCCTAAACCCCCCAAATCATTCTTATCCCTGTTGGAGGAAGAGAGGTGCATCTTGACCATTAGATCTCGACTAGATTACGGCTCCTTTGGATAATGTGACAAGCACTAACTATGTCAGGGATTGTTGGGGAAATGTCCTCACTAAGTGAGCTGAGCAGACCGGGCCTGTTTATTTGATGTGTAGTGTGATAGCTTATGTTGTCAAGCACTGCTGTTGGCTCCTGTGAGTTGATGCATGTCTTAGTAGTATTTCCATATTTTGTTGATTGCTTCTCAGTTGTAACCACAGTTTCTGAAAATAAACCAGTAACACTTTCAAAGGCAAACACTCTCTCCTCTCACTCATTGCTCCGTTATTGTTTGACTTACATTAGAAAGACCTTACATAAAGTTGACTCTTGGTTAACCCCTCAATTTGAGAACCGTTCTGTTTGATCTGAAAATTGTGCTATCACTATTATAAGATAGCTGAGCAGGAAACCAGGCAATTCCAGATCAGGTAGCCTACTTTCTGTTGTCAAATGACTTTAATTTATCATCACATACAGGCTGAATATTTTCAATTGATTAGAGTCAGTCAGTAAGGATTTATAAAGCACAGACCATGCTTGATGGATCTGATGGAATGTAATGAAGAGGAGAATAATGATGCAGACAGTGCAATGTTTCGGTGTTATATTTATATGGACACATTCGAAGAAGAGATTTCAGTAAATTTGCTCATGAAATGTAATTGAATTCTTGACCTAGATGAGAACTAGGTTGAAAAGCAGTAGTCAGGGGAGGTACGTACTTAAGCAAAGcagagtgctagaggaactcagttggtcagacagcatctgtggagggaactgaCAGATGAAATATCGGGTCGGACCCTCCAGagtcactgcctgacccactgaattatttgTCAATGTGTGGTCAGTCAAATGGAATCCAAAAATATAATTCAGAGGAAGTTATAACAACATGGACTCTGAAGCCTTTGTTGCCATTCAACGGGATAGGTACTCTTGAACACCGAGACTTTTACATGTCACTGCATAAAGATACATTTTCTCCTATTATTGCTAGTAAAGTAGAATATTTCTAATTTTTCCACGTTGTAATCAAACCACCTATCCTGCCAATGTCCCCCTGAACACAAGAAACAGGAGCAAGAGTCAGCCACCAGGTCCCTCAGGCCTGCCTCGTCACCCAATACTGTATGAGCATGTCTGATCTGTGCTAGCCTCAACTTCTCTTCTGTGCCGGTTCCCCGTCTCCTTTAACTGCTTGatccttcaaatatttatctatatCCACTTTAAATATATCTAATGATCTAGCCTCCACCAGTTCCAGgggtggagaattccagagatttactgaCAGAATAAATTTCTTCATACCAGTTTTAAATGACTCCCCCCCCACTTGTTTTGTAACTATGTAGCTTTGTGATTCTCCCATCAGTTAAAACATTTCAATatccaccagccaacatgttGGAATGAGACCACCTCACATTCTTCCAAACCCCATGGGATACAGACCCAAACTGAAGGGTCCCAATCAGAAACATCatctgtgcattccctccacaaatgctgccctacctgctgatttttttgttgtgtgtttGACTGTCACCAAAACAATTCAATCATTTTTTaggtaaggagaccaaaactacacagaaCACCAGCGTTCGGTCTTACCAAATCCTGTACAACTATAACAAAACCTCCCTATCCTTAAACTTGAACCCTTGCAATAAGACCTACATCTTAATGATTTGTTGGACCTGCCTGTTAACTTTTTATGATTTATGCACTAGAACACTTAGATCACTCTGAACTTCAGTCTATTGCactctctccatttagataataatctaccttttgATTCTTCTTACTGAAGTGCATGGTCTCAGGTTCCCACATTAAACAGCATTTGCCAGGCTTTCACCCCCTCACTCAAATCTATCTCCTTCCCAATGCAGAATCACAATGTTTCCTCACAACACGTCATTCCATCTATTTCGTATCATCAGCAAAGTTGCAAACCTTACATTTTGCTCCCTCCTATAGGCTATTAACATAAATAGTAAACAATTGAAGGCCAAGATCTGATCTATGGGGCACCCCACTAGTTACATTCAACCTTGAACTTTGCTTCTTCCAAAGTTGGTTGTTGACtgaaggaagcagaggggggAGGAGCAGTGGTGGGGAAGAGTGTGCACAGCTCTATCCTCATCCATGGAGCAGCTGTTGAGATGGTTGACAACTTAAGTTTCCTAGGCATTTATTTCACTAGTATTCCAATCTGAGATTTTCACATTGATGTGGTGATCAAGAAAGTACACCAGTTTATTTACTTTCTTAGGCATGAAAATAAGATTCTCTCAAACTTCCAGAAATCTGCTATAGATAGTACtctgatgggatgcatctcaACTGTTCTTGATCACCTTTActggcagagagtggtgaacactgcccagcccacCATGGGCTCGTCACTTCCTTGCATCCATAGTACATTGCACCACAAAGGACTGGCCATTCTCATTTCTCTCTACTACCTCataggagaagatacaggagcttgaaaactcagACATCCACACTTAAGAAAGCTTCTTCCCTGTTATAATCAGATTCCTGAACAAATCATATCTTTCACACACATttaccagaggtgctgccacataCTCTTACTCCTAACTTATGGTACTTACATTATTTTGACTTCTTAAGATTCCACTACAGCCTTTTGCCATTCTGCTAATTTGCACTTGTTGTAGCTAGCATTACCATGTATTCTGTGTACTCTTTTGAGCTTCATGCGAATAGGAATGTCCATGCACCCTGGTTTATATGTCTTTATCTTTCTTTTtgtcaataaactaatctaaatcctcttcacagctaTCCAGAAGAATTGAACATATTACACCTGGCCTCCTGGTACAATCATTGCTATAGATTGTGAGGGGCTCCAGTACCGATTCCACCGGCATCTCACGATCCATAGGCTCCCAACCCTGCCATCAGTAGTCAGGAAACTGCTTGCTGCTTCCATAACAAGTCATAACAGGTCATCTGGAAAAATAAGATTGGGCAGAGGGAACAGATTTATTACAGAAATTATGCTGACAAATCTGTTAAAATGTTTTGAGGTTGTAACTAGCTGAATAGATTATTATGAACCTTCAACTTACGCATtgttttaggtttagatttattattttcacatctactaaggtacagtgaaaagctttgttttgcatgctatccaaacagatcagatacaccatacataaatacaatcagatCAAACTCAATAGATGGAGCAGAGGGAGAgattcagagtgcagaatacagttctcagtattgtaatACTGCCATGAATTGAAGATTGATTAACAGACAAAATATAGAGTAGGAATAAATAGACAATTTTCAGGTTGTGAAGCTGTGATGAATGAATTACCACAGATGCAGATCCTTGTGGCATTGAGACTAGATGTGAGCCAGGAGGAGCTATTCAAAAAGGACCAGTTGCATCTGAATAGCACTGGGACCAATGGCCCAGTAGGTGGGCTGCGGGGGGTTGATACCTAATTGGCAGGTAGGTGGACACCTGCCTATGTCATAGGATAGGGGAAAGAGATGAGCAAAGCGTTGGGAGCATATTTGAAAAGGATGTTTGATGGATGCAGATGAAGGAATACCCTGAGGAGAACAAAGACAGGTTTAGAATGCTTGTGCTTAAATACAGAAAGTGAGTTGGATAATGTTTGTAAACTGCAtcagagtcagggttaggtcagccaGAGTAATTTGTTAGCCAAGGACTGGCTGGAGCAATTCATTAACCAGAACAATTGCCCAACCCCAATGGATATAATGTGATGATAAGCATCCTTGTTCAATATTTTTTGGATTCCACAAGCAGGAAAATATTGCTGGATCGCATTCCAGGGAATGAGCTTGGCCTCACATCTAAGCAACagaacaccagagacccatgaTCGGTAGGTAGATCATGAGGATTGTATTCGTAATGAGGAGAGGCAAGCTAAAAAATATTAATTGCACCAAGCTAACTTTGATGGGGTGAGAAGGGAGCAAGCCAGGATACAGGTGAATCAAGTGTTATCAGATAAAATGTAATGAAACAAGAGAAGACAAGGAAGCAAACTCAGAGAACTCCGAAGGACAAACAAGGGGGAGCAGATAATGAAAATGTCAGCTAAATAATTCAACTGAAAGCCAAGCTTAATGTGTAATTGAGAGGGGAGATGAAAAGAAAATAAGATGGGCAGAGAACACATGACATTTAACAGAaacccttatttatttatttgtttatttatttgttttactttaaaaaaaatcgaaatagactttattcaagtaataaatatatacaatacaggtaCCGTGCGAAACATTCATCcgccattctcggaggctatacaaacattcaatactgtttacacaaatgacacaaatttatcccccctCTTGCCActtatgtggcccactggcgtggaatcccttcccttattttgaggggcgtctccaccacacctagccccccatgtccagcagaggAAGGACCTTAGTCTGTGGTCCTcctccaccgagccttggcgttggctgcactaagcttcagtgcgtcgctcagcacgtactcctgcagtctgcagcgggtcagtcagcaacattcccggacggacatctcgctccgctgggaggtcaacaaagctcgagcagaccaaagagcgtctttcaccgagttgatgaccttccagcagcactcgatgtcagtttctgaatgcgtccctgggaacagtccgtaaatcacagagtcctctgacaGAGCAGTTCGGAATAAAtcatgacagggacccttgcaaacctctccagactcgctttgcaaatccacactctgcaaagaggtgggcaaccgtctactttccatagcagccgtccagaGGGCAGCTTGCGCTGGTAATGAGGTtctgacggtgcaggaaggatctgactgggagggctcccctcaccgccagccaagccaggtcttggtgcttgttagtGAGTTCTGGCAATGAAGCAtttcgccagacaagctgggcagtctgctctgggaaccacgccacaggatccatggagtcctttccctgcagtgcctgcaggacattcggtgctgaccactgcccgatggacttgtggtcaaaaatGTTGGTCCAGAAGAATCTTTCCAAGAGcgacagatggtgcggcaatgtccagctgactggcacattacgtggcatctgcgccaggcccatccttcgcaacaccggggacaggtagaacctcagcaggttgtgacacttggtgcccatgtgccttggctctacgctccgcctgatgcagccacacacagagGTGGCCATcggggtgagggcgacgttgggcacattTTTTCCCCCGTTGTTTGCtgacttgtgcattgtggcccCTCGCAcctggtccatcctcgacccccagatgaactggaagatggcCCGGGTGATCCTTGTGGCgtaggagggacaggccacacttgtacagggagtcatttccctgcagtgcctgcaggacgttccgtgctgaccacagtacagcagccccgagagtatctcacacctgatgaccaatttATTTCCCGTTATAGAGAGGGAGcgctgcttccacagctccagtttcttccctaccttggctatccgctccagccagttCTTGTCACacacctccgccccccccccccccccccccacaaaccagatccccagcaccctcaagaagtcaggcttgatggtgaaggagaTGGAAGATCGgttgggccagttgccaaagagcatgccctcgctcttcctgcggttcatcctgtctcccgtggccgactcaaactggtcgcaggcgctaatcaatctgcggaccgaccctggatccgagcagaataTGGTGACATCATCCATGTACAAGGAAGTTTTGACctgagtgcccccactgcctggcaatgtcactcctcttatgctcgcgtcCTTCCTGATAGACTCGGCAAAAGGTACAATACAACAGACGaacaagacaggggagagagggtaaCCCTGCCTAACTCCAGACCTGACGGGGAAGCTgtttgattcccacccattgtttggactgcactacagatatcagtgtagagcagttggatctattttctgattccctccccaaagcccattttggagagcacgtccctcatgtacgtgtgcgatatcctgtcgaaggccttctcctggtccaagctgactaggcaggcatccacccggctGTTCTGCACGTAGgctatggtatctctcagcagcgccaggctgtctgagattttcctgccaggtacagcacaggtttagtccgggtggatcacctgtCCCAGAGCAGATTTGACCCGGTtgacgatggccttagacaggatcttgtaatgaacattcaaaaatgtgatgggtctccaattccttatctcccccttctgcttgtagattagggtgatgccgcCCTTCCTCATAGAGTCTAATATGCTGCCGACAGGATGCATGTcaatgtacacttccagcaggtccgggcccacccagttccacagagccgaatacaactcggccggtaagccaacgCTTCTGGGAgtgttactcgagtcaaaggaacggatggagccagtcagctcctctagggtcaatgGTTGGTCCAGACTTTCCGCTTGCTGTcacccaagacctccgtgatagagggcaGGAAGTTCtaggaggcggtgctgtctgtggcctttctgtcGTAGAAATCCGTATGCAAGGAtttgcagatcctcagcatgtcCGCCTGAAAGGATGTTACCGAGCCGCCCTCCTCCTTAAGGCTgttcatcacagagctccccctgtgaaccttatggaagaagaagcatgagcacgtctcatcctgcttctTGCTTCTTACCCAAAAGCTATGCCTTCCAGTTTTAGACACAGGGAGAATTTCCCAACTATACAGTTGCCACCttgtaattttgtacacctcaatcagGGTCTCCATCCCCTCTCAGTTTTTtccactccaaggaaaacaaacccagcctatcgggctccaaggaaaacaaacccagcctccTCATAACTAAAATGTTCCATCCCAAGCAACTTCCTGATGaattcctctgcatcctctccagtgcAATCAGATGCTTCCTCTtctgtggcgaccagaactgcacacaataccatgACCTAACCAGTTTTATAAAGTTGCACCCCATAACTTTGCTCCCGTTATATTATATTACTTATCATGGATTACTTATCTCTCTGTCCCGAccgtcccccacccaagtcgcaccagcttctcgttttcacccaacaaacagctaacaatgccgtttcctttatcatcgttactttttttgcatatcttttattcattattctttatctctccacataatcgtctatatccctcatttccctttcccagtgagttactccagttttttgtgtctatctgcatgcTTTCCTAGTTGCTCCTCCGCCAATTTGTTTGGTCACAGGCAGGGATTCCCAAGGTGAATGAAAGTCTCCCTTTTTTTACCGCGGAGCTTAAATTATCATACCCCTCGTCGAAATATCGTTATTGTTTACAATCCAACGACTCACAATATACATTGTAAACTTCTTTCCCCGGGATGTATATCTACTCATTCATTAACGTTCCCCTTCCTTtttgtaaatagaaacatagaaaccagaaaataggtgcaggagtaggccgttcggccctgcaccgccattcaatatgatcatggctgatcatccaactcagtatcctgtacctgccttctctccataccccctgatccttttagccacaagggccacatctaactccctcttaaatataacctatgaactggcctcaactaccctctgtggcagagaattccagagattccaaaTAATCATAAATTAATCACCGTTTGCTTTTTGTGTAATCTGCTCAAATTCGGggtttattatttttaaaataccaATCTTCAATCAGTCTCCGTCAATTTTGTTCATTTAAAGTACATCTGAAATATCGTATCAGAAAATACCAGTCCCACCTTGTCCCTCCGCTGTGATGTGGGCGCTGCTACTGGGAGGTCTCGTAAACTAGAGGCGTGGGGTTTATCTTTCAGCAACAAAGGGGTGGAAAGGAATAAAAGGGGCGGACGGCGAGGAAGCGACCATTTTGAGGGCGACGCGGTGCgagctgtgtgtgagtgtgtgagagaaagagcgcgagagagagagagcgaggagggggagggggggtcggggGTGGGGTGAGTGAGCGAGAATATGGATGATGGAGGGAATGTGGGAGAGAAAGTGCGAGATTGTGGCCAGGCCGCGTCGCCCTCCCCCTACACTGATCTTATTTGATCGGCCGGTGGGTCCGGGCCCCGGGCTGAAGTGATGAGAAGTCCGCGCGCGAGCTGCTGGCTGTGAGCGATGCGGCGGCGAAGCCCCGGGACCAGCGGAAGTGATGAACCGATCAGATAGACGAGGCTCCGGCTCTTGCCCTGCCGCTGAGTTAAGAGGCGATTCTGATCCGCAAATTCCCGGTGGTCTTGAGGCGGAGGGTGGGTGGTGATGGTGGTTAAAGGAGTTAGACTACACGCCGCACGCTTCAGCCTTCCCCGCAAAGTGCCCATCCTTATGCGGGGGACTCAAGAGGCTGAAGCTGTTCAGGATAATCTCCGCTTACTTCCTCCACTCgagcaatttatttttcaaaCGTGTTTTAGGTTAGTCACAGAAGaggaatatttttaaatgttccaATGATGTAAGTGTATTGTGTTTGAGACCTCTCGTGGACTTGTTTTATTTCTATCTAGTGCTTTAATTCTCCATTACACTCTACCCTCCATCTTTGCATTTTTCCAACGCAGTGAGTAACAATAGGGCTTCACAATGAAAT harbors:
- the tmem35a gene encoding transmembrane protein 35A, with translation MMSPRTVAVVGLSVALGLFFVFMGTVKLTPRLSRDAFNEMKRAYKEYAKALPVLKKMGITSIQLRKLIGTMEVTCGIIMTLVPGRPKDVANFILLLVALAVLFFHQLVGDPLKRYAHALVFGILLTCRLLIIRQADDRDKEMAVGDVAKEEQVEADTEQEKGKLKTT